Proteins from one Lepidochelys kempii isolate rLepKem1 chromosome 6, rLepKem1.hap2, whole genome shotgun sequence genomic window:
- the LOC140913226 gene encoding transcobalamin-1-like, with amino-acid sequence MMKTLVIMLAGLLLLHLAPGGLCQGCAAPRTHLQLQIDVYYTVVDGMNHSFNDSIFLTVPQGSSFFDVMAVAQEIDCRRFRFTYTLYVWGAYITSVQGLHEDSNQHTYWQLLSNDIPLTLGAGCYAVSDRERLEVRFSKYPAPGHWPA; translated from the exons ATGATGAAGACTTTGGTGATCATGTTAGCAGGGCTCCTGCTCCTGCACCTCGCCCCTGGGGGGCTGTGCCAGGGCTGTG ctgctCCACGCACCCATCTTCAACTCCAAATTGATGTCTACTACACTGTTGTGGATGGCATGAACCACTCCTTTAATGACTCCATCTTTCTCACCGTGCCCCAGGGCTCCTCCTTCTTTGATGTGATGGCGGTCGCCCAGGAGATAGACTGCAGAAGATTCAG ATTCACGTACACACTGTATGTGTGGGGCGCATACATCACCTCCGTGCAGGGGCTGCACGAAGACAGCAACCAGCACACCTACTGGCAGCTCCTGAGCAACGACATCCCGCTGACACTAG GTGCTGGGTGCTACGCCGTCTCTGATAGGGAGAGGCTGGAGGTCAGGTTCTCCAAATACCCAGCTCCAGGGCACTGGCCAGCCTGA